The following coding sequences lie in one Flavobacterium sediminis genomic window:
- a CDS encoding DUF6268 family outer membrane beta-barrel protein has product MKNIRFLILGFLLFLNCNSLFSQNKKDSIPQKAIMGVTDRFPITRLLNIEYQEQTPHNFSSQYPDSDLPNGRVERFSQFRISSNINFLKKKKWILGTTLNYNYNKIDYNFLDIESKSDFHYHFTSLNATYFSRLFKKTAVFSASTIIDGSDQHFERIKGMATGTLVLKANAKTKMILGVVLLVDPNALVPVFLTFGYEHKFNNGWIADIVLPKSVLMRKHVFTDGRISLGSTLEGTYFYVYDSQNSSKTYSFNQMEINSGLIYEHYLGNSFIITFRSGLKYVPISKITEKNSTLNDYIFKANPDASFYFNLGISFNPLQKKKK; this is encoded by the coding sequence ATGAAAAATATAAGATTTCTTATTTTAGGGTTTTTACTTTTTTTGAATTGTAACAGCTTATTTTCCCAAAATAAAAAAGACAGTATCCCTCAAAAAGCAATAATGGGAGTAACCGATAGATTTCCTATTACAAGACTTTTAAATATTGAATACCAAGAGCAGACACCTCATAATTTTTCATCTCAATATCCTGATTCGGATTTGCCTAACGGAAGAGTAGAGCGTTTTTCACAGTTTAGAATTAGTTCAAATATCAATTTTCTGAAGAAGAAAAAATGGATATTGGGAACTACTTTAAATTACAATTATAATAAGATAGATTATAATTTTCTAGATATAGAAAGTAAATCCGATTTTCATTATCACTTTACTTCTCTGAATGCTACTTATTTTTCAAGATTGTTTAAAAAAACAGCTGTTTTTTCTGCTAGTACAATTATAGATGGTAGCGATCAGCATTTTGAACGAATTAAAGGAATGGCTACCGGAACGCTGGTTCTTAAGGCTAATGCTAAAACAAAAATGATTTTAGGTGTAGTCCTTTTGGTAGATCCTAATGCATTAGTTCCCGTATTTTTGACTTTTGGTTATGAGCATAAGTTTAATAATGGTTGGATAGCAGATATTGTTTTGCCTAAAAGTGTGTTAATGAGAAAACATGTTTTTACTGATGGTAGAATCTCTTTGGGTAGTACTTTAGAAGGAACTTATTTTTATGTATATGATTCGCAAAATAGTTCTAAAACATATAGTTTCAATCAAATGGAAATCAACTCCGGTTTAATTTATGAACATTATTTAGGGAATTCATTTATCATTACCTTTAGATCAGGTTTAAAATATGTGCCAATATCTAAAATAACAGAAAAGAATTCAACGCTCAATGACTATATTTTTAAAGCTAATCCAGATGCTTCTTTTTACTTTAATTTAGGTATTTCCTTTAATCCTTTACAAAAGAAAAAGAAATGA